In one Leptospiraceae bacterium genomic region, the following are encoded:
- a CDS encoding Uma2 family endonuclease: MKPPEEKETYHLIFPEQYPLPPRIQELSRLNTELSLSYQENTLIIREAPPYAFRDYENFLLRLPGFTEELFFQLEELNDETHFEFDDNEEVIVKMSTFALISLLTGAVLTSLFIWAKSRKSGRVYTEDGGYMLESPNGKHLHRMADISYIAYSKASPEEQASWYSRIPIAPSLAVEVVSAKRGLKPALKKMKDIWMANGTELGLVICPFSKKIYIFEISKESYTEQSIFEDFTHPDLPGYKENFSEYVEKIK, translated from the coding sequence ATGAAACCGCCGGAAGAAAAAGAGACCTATCACCTAATTTTCCCCGAACAATACCCGCTACCTCCTCGCATTCAGGAACTTTCGAGGCTCAATACCGAACTAAGTTTATCGTATCAAGAAAATACATTGATTATCCGGGAAGCTCCCCCCTACGCCTTTCGAGACTATGAAAACTTTCTTTTACGCCTTCCGGGTTTTACTGAAGAACTATTCTTTCAACTCGAAGAACTGAACGATGAAACACATTTTGAATTTGATGATAACGAGGAGGTCATTGTTAAAATGTCTACTTTTGCATTAATAAGTTTATTAACAGGTGCTGTTTTAACTTCCCTTTTTATCTGGGCAAAGTCCAGAAAGAGCGGCAGGGTGTACACAGAAGACGGAGGCTATATGCTCGAAAGCCCGAACGGAAAACATCTTCATAGAATGGCGGATATTTCTTATATAGCCTACAGTAAAGCTTCCCCGGAAGAACAGGCTAGCTGGTATTCCCGCATTCCCATAGCTCCGAGTCTTGCGGTTGAAGTTGTATCGGCTAAAAGAGGTTTAAAACCGGCACTGAAAAAAATGAAAGATATCTGGATGGCAAACGGCACTGAACTCGGGCTTGTTATCTGTCCTTTCAGTAAGAAAATCTATATATTTGAAATATCTAAAGAATCCTATACCGAACAGAGTATATTCGAGGATTTCACCCATCCCGACCTCCCCGGCTACAAAGAAAACTTCAGCGAATATGTAGAAAAGATAAAATAG